One genomic region from Mangifera indica cultivar Alphonso chromosome 17, CATAS_Mindica_2.1, whole genome shotgun sequence encodes:
- the LOC123200301 gene encoding uncharacterized protein LOC123200301 isoform X1, which produces MESRKRKQTWSEISKRKAETEISSHALFPILLAALANNSKPLIKKCLNKLLRLSEPILPIPIISLLPVLLKSKDGTIVLLAAEVAGKASLLSLESNEQIALDDEIVKGLICLLGDSNREVWIAACNAVLDLSTTSLARQRLLKFSALRQLLFEFLQVHISSTMVSLYTGENGDITSLRIGFKEDAVSVVHLEATLILINACNIEQLEKIPRRLSECFLVFLKELWLKVRYQMLFSNIIRSTEERHFCVSNITVNTLAESTFRLALNVKSLTKVSGHQMVKRSIFDSREATFEKFMLNYWEVSPFLIRRDPDTLIEENDLFSSFAKSININESFHSFLSSTIQCLISCLPIASDELNILSFLKEVRNRLGCPLIYDQDMRVLRTEKHSRSEVHFFPGCLDICSIKAPYFIYGDDFSKCEEACKEGYTISVRGMEFRIESVAAISDSFASLFGQPSVGANMYLTPPNSQGLACHYDDHCVFVCQLFGSKQWKVFSQPCVQLPRLYYPRAIVNGVEVESSKNEYRQFSLEKGDILYIPRGFLHEACTDNGKPSESAGYSLHLTLGIEVEPPFEWEGFAHVALYCWSQAQEHHESLTEIQKYMSVNLLHLVILQMGDSDPTFRKACLVAAVSLPLETDDWLYLNQKTIFTQLIDKISSESRFLEVLSSVEMDIRKNVDPFQRVRWLQFLDWKKEPFGGLDGNSPFRRVETMLPSYVQNKCEAEAAFMQVKSKFCREISFENVIGIYLMLLEKYRKTRKQYMNGMLALHCN; this is translated from the exons ATGGAGAGCAGGAAGAGAAAGCAGACATGGTCAGAAATTAGCAAGAGAAAGGCTGAAACTGAGATCAGCTCTCACGCTCTCTTCCCAATCTTGCTAGCAGCTCTAGCCAATAACTCTAAACCCCTGATTAAGAAATGCTTAAACAAACTTCTTCGTCTTTCCGAACCAATTCTTCCCATTCCCATTATCTCTTTGCTGCCCGTTCTCCTCAAATCCAA AGATGGTACGATTGTGCTTCTTGCTGCAGAGGTTGCGGGGAAGGCTTCACTTTTATCTCTGGAAAGTAATGAGCAAATTGCTTTGGACGATGAGATTGTAAAgggtttaatttgtttgttagGGGATTCAAACAGGGAAGTTTGGATTGCTGCTTGTAATGCTGTTTTGGATTTATCCACAACTTCACTTGCGAGACAACGCTTGTTGAAATTCTCTGCTCTCCGTCAGCTTCT ATTTGAATTTCTTCAGGTTCATATCTCATCAACTATGGTTTCTTTATACACTGGAGAAAATGGCGATATCACCTCTCTCAGGATTGGGTTTAAAGAAGATGCTGTTTCAGTGGTGCATCTTGAGGCCACTCTAATTCTTATTAATGCATGCAACATCGAACAATTGGAAAAGATCCCAAGGAGACTATCTGAATGCTTTTTAGTCTTTTTGAAAGAGCTCTGGTTAAAAGTTCGCTATCAAATGCTATTCTCTAATATTATTAGATCCACTGAAGAGAGGCATTTTTGTGTAAGCAATATTACCGTCAATACTCTGGCAGAAAGTACTTTTAGGCTTGCCCTTAATGTTAAAAGTCTTACAAAAGTTTCAGGGCATCAGATGGTCAAAAGAAGCATTTTTGATTCCAGAGAGGctacttttgaaaagttcatGTTAAATTACTGGGAGGTCTCACCCTTTCTTATAAGAAGGGATCCAGATACTTTGATAGAGGAGAATGACCTTTTCAGCTCTTTTGCAAAATCTATAAATATCAATGAATCATTTCATTCCTTTCTTTCATCTACCATTCAGTGTCTAATTTCTTGTCTGCCTATTGCTTCAGATGAACTAAACATCCTTAGTTTCTTGAAGGAGGTGAGAAATAGATTGGGTTGCCCTCTCATCTATGACCAGGACATGCGAGTTTTAAGAACAGAGAAACACTCAAGAAGTGAGGTGCATTTTTTCCCAGGATGTTTAGACATTTGCAGCATCAAAGCTCCTTATTTTATATATggtgatgatttttcaaaatgtgAAGAAGCATGTAAAGAGGGTTATACAATTTCTGTGCGAGGCATGGAGTTCCGCATTGAGAGTGTAGCTGCAATTTCAGACAGTTTTGCTTCATTGTTTGGTCAACCATCAGTAGGTGCCAATATGTACTTGACACCTCCTAATTCTCAGGGTTTGGCATGTCATTATGATGATCACTGTGTATTTGTGTGTCAACTTTTTGGATCTAAACAATGGAAGGTTTTTTCTCAACCCTGTGTGCAGTTACCTCGTTTGTATTATCCCCGAGCTATCGTAAATGGTGTTGAGGTTGAGAGTTCAAAGAATGAATACAGGCAATTTTCGCTGGAGAAAGGGGACATCTTATACATTCCAAGAGGATTTCTTCATGAGGCATGTACAGATAATGGTAAACCCTCTGAGTCTGCTGGGTATTCCTTGCATCTGACGCTTGGTATTGAGGTTGAACCTCCATTTGA GTGGGAGGGATTTGCCCATGTTGCACTTTATTGTTGGAGCCAAGCCCAAGAACATCATGAATCTTTAACTGAAATTCAGAAATACATGTCTGTAAATCTGTTGCATCTTGTCATTTTACAGATGGGAGATTCTGATCCCACGTTTCGAAAGGCATGCTTGGTTGCAGCTGTTTCTTTGCCATTGGAAACTGATGACTGGCTTTATCTGAACCAGAAAACTATCTTCACCCaattgattgataaaattaGCTCAGAATCAAGGTTCTTGGAAGTACTCAGTAGTGTTGAAATGGATATACGAAAAAATGTCGATCCCTTTCAACGGGTTAGGTGGCTTCAGTTTCTCGACTGGAAGAAAGAACCGTTTGGTGGACTTGATGGGAATTCTCCTTTCAGGAGAGTTGAAACAATGCTCCCTTCATATGTTCAAAACAAGTGTGAGGCAGAAGCAGCATTCATGCAGGTTAAATCTAAGTTTTGTAGGGAGATTTCGTTTGAGAATGTTATTGGAATCTATTTGATGCTACTTGAGAAGTACAGGAAAACCAGAAAACAATACATGAATGGAATGCTAGCACTGCAT
- the LOC123200121 gene encoding transmembrane protein 230-like, producing MAYVDHAFSISDEDIMMESSYAVNNRPPIKEIALAVSLLVFGTFGIICGSLMSYNRVGGDRAHGLFFAILGSILFIPGFYYTRIAYYAYKGYKGFSFANIPSV from the exons ATGGCGTACGTAGACCATGCGTTTTCGATATCAGACGAGGACATTATGATGGAGAGTTCGTACGCGGTGAATAATCGACCCCCCATCAAAGAAATCGCCTTGGCTGTTTCTCTTCTCGTTTTCGGAACTTTCGGGATCATTTGTGGAAGTTTGATGTCTTACAACAGAGTTGGCGGTGACAGAGCTCATG GGCTTTTCTTTGCAATTCTTGGATCGATCTTGTTTATTCCGGGATTTTATTACACGAGAATTGCATATTATGCTTACAAGGGATACAAAGGATTTTCTTTCGCCAACATACCCTCTGTGTAG
- the LOC123200301 gene encoding uncharacterized protein LOC123200301 isoform X3 gives MVSLYTGENGDITSLRIGFKEDAVSVVHLEATLILINACNIEQLEKIPRRLSECFLVFLKELWLKVRYQMLFSNIIRSTEERHFCVSNITVNTLAESTFRLALNVKSLTKVSGHQMVKRSIFDSREATFEKFMLNYWEVSPFLIRRDPDTLIEENDLFSSFAKSININESFHSFLSSTIQCLISCLPIASDELNILSFLKEVRNRLGCPLIYDQDMRVLRTEKHSRSEVHFFPGCLDICSIKAPYFIYGDDFSKCEEACKEGYTISVRGMEFRIESVAAISDSFASLFGQPSVGANMYLTPPNSQGLACHYDDHCVFVCQLFGSKQWKVFSQPCVQLPRLYYPRAIVNGVEVESSKNEYRQFSLEKGDILYIPRGFLHEACTDNGKPSESAGYSLHLTLGIEVEPPFEWEGFAHVALYCWSQAQEHHESLTEIQKYMSVNLLHLVILQMGDSDPTFRKACLVAAVSLPLETDDWLYLNQKTIFTQLIDKISSESRFLEVLSSVEMDIRKNVDPFQRVRWLQFLDWKKEPFGGLDGNSPFRRVETMLPSYVQNKCEAEAAFMQVKSKFCREISFENVIGIYLMLLEKYRKTRKQYMNGMLALHCN, from the exons ATGGTTTCTTTATACACTGGAGAAAATGGCGATATCACCTCTCTCAGGATTGGGTTTAAAGAAGATGCTGTTTCAGTGGTGCATCTTGAGGCCACTCTAATTCTTATTAATGCATGCAACATCGAACAATTGGAAAAGATCCCAAGGAGACTATCTGAATGCTTTTTAGTCTTTTTGAAAGAGCTCTGGTTAAAAGTTCGCTATCAAATGCTATTCTCTAATATTATTAGATCCACTGAAGAGAGGCATTTTTGTGTAAGCAATATTACCGTCAATACTCTGGCAGAAAGTACTTTTAGGCTTGCCCTTAATGTTAAAAGTCTTACAAAAGTTTCAGGGCATCAGATGGTCAAAAGAAGCATTTTTGATTCCAGAGAGGctacttttgaaaagttcatGTTAAATTACTGGGAGGTCTCACCCTTTCTTATAAGAAGGGATCCAGATACTTTGATAGAGGAGAATGACCTTTTCAGCTCTTTTGCAAAATCTATAAATATCAATGAATCATTTCATTCCTTTCTTTCATCTACCATTCAGTGTCTAATTTCTTGTCTGCCTATTGCTTCAGATGAACTAAACATCCTTAGTTTCTTGAAGGAGGTGAGAAATAGATTGGGTTGCCCTCTCATCTATGACCAGGACATGCGAGTTTTAAGAACAGAGAAACACTCAAGAAGTGAGGTGCATTTTTTCCCAGGATGTTTAGACATTTGCAGCATCAAAGCTCCTTATTTTATATATggtgatgatttttcaaaatgtgAAGAAGCATGTAAAGAGGGTTATACAATTTCTGTGCGAGGCATGGAGTTCCGCATTGAGAGTGTAGCTGCAATTTCAGACAGTTTTGCTTCATTGTTTGGTCAACCATCAGTAGGTGCCAATATGTACTTGACACCTCCTAATTCTCAGGGTTTGGCATGTCATTATGATGATCACTGTGTATTTGTGTGTCAACTTTTTGGATCTAAACAATGGAAGGTTTTTTCTCAACCCTGTGTGCAGTTACCTCGTTTGTATTATCCCCGAGCTATCGTAAATGGTGTTGAGGTTGAGAGTTCAAAGAATGAATACAGGCAATTTTCGCTGGAGAAAGGGGACATCTTATACATTCCAAGAGGATTTCTTCATGAGGCATGTACAGATAATGGTAAACCCTCTGAGTCTGCTGGGTATTCCTTGCATCTGACGCTTGGTATTGAGGTTGAACCTCCATTTGA GTGGGAGGGATTTGCCCATGTTGCACTTTATTGTTGGAGCCAAGCCCAAGAACATCATGAATCTTTAACTGAAATTCAGAAATACATGTCTGTAAATCTGTTGCATCTTGTCATTTTACAGATGGGAGATTCTGATCCCACGTTTCGAAAGGCATGCTTGGTTGCAGCTGTTTCTTTGCCATTGGAAACTGATGACTGGCTTTATCTGAACCAGAAAACTATCTTCACCCaattgattgataaaattaGCTCAGAATCAAGGTTCTTGGAAGTACTCAGTAGTGTTGAAATGGATATACGAAAAAATGTCGATCCCTTTCAACGGGTTAGGTGGCTTCAGTTTCTCGACTGGAAGAAAGAACCGTTTGGTGGACTTGATGGGAATTCTCCTTTCAGGAGAGTTGAAACAATGCTCCCTTCATATGTTCAAAACAAGTGTGAGGCAGAAGCAGCATTCATGCAGGTTAAATCTAAGTTTTGTAGGGAGATTTCGTTTGAGAATGTTATTGGAATCTATTTGATGCTACTTGAGAAGTACAGGAAAACCAGAAAACAATACATGAATGGAATGCTAGCACTGCAT
- the LOC123200301 gene encoding uncharacterized protein LOC123200301 isoform X4: MESRKRKQTWSEISKRKAETEISSHALFPILLAALANNSKPLIKKCLNKLLRLSEPILPIPIISLLPVLLKSKDGTIVLLAAEVAGKASLLSLESNEQIALDDEIVKGLICLLGDSNREVWIAACNAVLDLSTTSLARQRLLKFSALRQLLFEFLQVHISSTMVSLYTGENGDITSLRIGFKEDAVSVVHLEATLILINACNIEQLEKIPRRLSECFLVFLKELWLKVRYQMLFSNIIRSTEERHFCVSNITVNTLAESTFRLALNVKSLTKVSGHQMVKRSIFDSREATFEKFMLNYWEVSPFLIRRDPDTLIEENDLFSSFAKSININESFHSFLSSTIQCLISCLPIASDELNILSFLKEVRNRLGCPLIYDQDMRVLRTEKHSRSEVHFFPGCLDICSIKAPYFIYGDDFSKCEEACKEGYTISVRGMEFRIESVAAISDSFASLFGQPSVGANMYLTPPNSQGLACHYDDHCVFVCQLFGSKQWKVFSQPCVQLPRLYYPRAIVNGVEVESSKNEYRQFSLEKGDILYIPRGFLHEACTDNGKPSESAGYSLHLTLGIEVEPPFEMIDTDIFV; encoded by the exons ATGGAGAGCAGGAAGAGAAAGCAGACATGGTCAGAAATTAGCAAGAGAAAGGCTGAAACTGAGATCAGCTCTCACGCTCTCTTCCCAATCTTGCTAGCAGCTCTAGCCAATAACTCTAAACCCCTGATTAAGAAATGCTTAAACAAACTTCTTCGTCTTTCCGAACCAATTCTTCCCATTCCCATTATCTCTTTGCTGCCCGTTCTCCTCAAATCCAA AGATGGTACGATTGTGCTTCTTGCTGCAGAGGTTGCGGGGAAGGCTTCACTTTTATCTCTGGAAAGTAATGAGCAAATTGCTTTGGACGATGAGATTGTAAAgggtttaatttgtttgttagGGGATTCAAACAGGGAAGTTTGGATTGCTGCTTGTAATGCTGTTTTGGATTTATCCACAACTTCACTTGCGAGACAACGCTTGTTGAAATTCTCTGCTCTCCGTCAGCTTCT ATTTGAATTTCTTCAGGTTCATATCTCATCAACTATGGTTTCTTTATACACTGGAGAAAATGGCGATATCACCTCTCTCAGGATTGGGTTTAAAGAAGATGCTGTTTCAGTGGTGCATCTTGAGGCCACTCTAATTCTTATTAATGCATGCAACATCGAACAATTGGAAAAGATCCCAAGGAGACTATCTGAATGCTTTTTAGTCTTTTTGAAAGAGCTCTGGTTAAAAGTTCGCTATCAAATGCTATTCTCTAATATTATTAGATCCACTGAAGAGAGGCATTTTTGTGTAAGCAATATTACCGTCAATACTCTGGCAGAAAGTACTTTTAGGCTTGCCCTTAATGTTAAAAGTCTTACAAAAGTTTCAGGGCATCAGATGGTCAAAAGAAGCATTTTTGATTCCAGAGAGGctacttttgaaaagttcatGTTAAATTACTGGGAGGTCTCACCCTTTCTTATAAGAAGGGATCCAGATACTTTGATAGAGGAGAATGACCTTTTCAGCTCTTTTGCAAAATCTATAAATATCAATGAATCATTTCATTCCTTTCTTTCATCTACCATTCAGTGTCTAATTTCTTGTCTGCCTATTGCTTCAGATGAACTAAACATCCTTAGTTTCTTGAAGGAGGTGAGAAATAGATTGGGTTGCCCTCTCATCTATGACCAGGACATGCGAGTTTTAAGAACAGAGAAACACTCAAGAAGTGAGGTGCATTTTTTCCCAGGATGTTTAGACATTTGCAGCATCAAAGCTCCTTATTTTATATATggtgatgatttttcaaaatgtgAAGAAGCATGTAAAGAGGGTTATACAATTTCTGTGCGAGGCATGGAGTTCCGCATTGAGAGTGTAGCTGCAATTTCAGACAGTTTTGCTTCATTGTTTGGTCAACCATCAGTAGGTGCCAATATGTACTTGACACCTCCTAATTCTCAGGGTTTGGCATGTCATTATGATGATCACTGTGTATTTGTGTGTCAACTTTTTGGATCTAAACAATGGAAGGTTTTTTCTCAACCCTGTGTGCAGTTACCTCGTTTGTATTATCCCCGAGCTATCGTAAATGGTGTTGAGGTTGAGAGTTCAAAGAATGAATACAGGCAATTTTCGCTGGAGAAAGGGGACATCTTATACATTCCAAGAGGATTTCTTCATGAGGCATGTACAGATAATGGTAAACCCTCTGAGTCTGCTGGGTATTCCTTGCATCTGACGCTTGGTATTGAGGTTGAACCTCCATTTGA AATGATAGATACAGACATCTTTGTTTGA
- the LOC123200301 gene encoding uncharacterized protein LOC123200301 isoform X2, translating into MESRKRKQTWSEISKRKAETEISSHALFPILLAALANNSKPLIKKCLNKLLRLSEPILPIPIISLLPVLLKSKDGTIVLLAAEVAGKASLLSLESNEQIALDDEIVKGLICLLGDSNREVWIAACNAVLDLSTTSLARQRLLKFSALRQLLFEFLQVHISSTMVSLYTGENGDITSLRIGFKEDAVSVVHLEATLILINACNIEQLEKIPRRLSECFLVFLKELWLKVRYQMLFSNIIRSTEERHFCVSNITVNTLAESTFRLALNVKSLTKVSGHQMVKRSIFDSREATFEKFMLNYWEVSPFLIRRDPDTLIEENDLFSSFAKSININESFHSFLSSTIQCLISCLPIASDELNILSFLKEVRNRLGCPLIYDQDMRVLRTEKHSRSEVHFFPGCLDICSIKAPYFIYGDDFSKCEEACKEGYTISVRGMEFRIESVAAISDSFASLFGQPSLPRLYYPRAIVNGVEVESSKNEYRQFSLEKGDILYIPRGFLHEACTDNGKPSESAGYSLHLTLGIEVEPPFEWEGFAHVALYCWSQAQEHHESLTEIQKYMSVNLLHLVILQMGDSDPTFRKACLVAAVSLPLETDDWLYLNQKTIFTQLIDKISSESRFLEVLSSVEMDIRKNVDPFQRVRWLQFLDWKKEPFGGLDGNSPFRRVETMLPSYVQNKCEAEAAFMQVKSKFCREISFENVIGIYLMLLEKYRKTRKQYMNGMLALHCN; encoded by the exons ATGGAGAGCAGGAAGAGAAAGCAGACATGGTCAGAAATTAGCAAGAGAAAGGCTGAAACTGAGATCAGCTCTCACGCTCTCTTCCCAATCTTGCTAGCAGCTCTAGCCAATAACTCTAAACCCCTGATTAAGAAATGCTTAAACAAACTTCTTCGTCTTTCCGAACCAATTCTTCCCATTCCCATTATCTCTTTGCTGCCCGTTCTCCTCAAATCCAA AGATGGTACGATTGTGCTTCTTGCTGCAGAGGTTGCGGGGAAGGCTTCACTTTTATCTCTGGAAAGTAATGAGCAAATTGCTTTGGACGATGAGATTGTAAAgggtttaatttgtttgttagGGGATTCAAACAGGGAAGTTTGGATTGCTGCTTGTAATGCTGTTTTGGATTTATCCACAACTTCACTTGCGAGACAACGCTTGTTGAAATTCTCTGCTCTCCGTCAGCTTCT ATTTGAATTTCTTCAGGTTCATATCTCATCAACTATGGTTTCTTTATACACTGGAGAAAATGGCGATATCACCTCTCTCAGGATTGGGTTTAAAGAAGATGCTGTTTCAGTGGTGCATCTTGAGGCCACTCTAATTCTTATTAATGCATGCAACATCGAACAATTGGAAAAGATCCCAAGGAGACTATCTGAATGCTTTTTAGTCTTTTTGAAAGAGCTCTGGTTAAAAGTTCGCTATCAAATGCTATTCTCTAATATTATTAGATCCACTGAAGAGAGGCATTTTTGTGTAAGCAATATTACCGTCAATACTCTGGCAGAAAGTACTTTTAGGCTTGCCCTTAATGTTAAAAGTCTTACAAAAGTTTCAGGGCATCAGATGGTCAAAAGAAGCATTTTTGATTCCAGAGAGGctacttttgaaaagttcatGTTAAATTACTGGGAGGTCTCACCCTTTCTTATAAGAAGGGATCCAGATACTTTGATAGAGGAGAATGACCTTTTCAGCTCTTTTGCAAAATCTATAAATATCAATGAATCATTTCATTCCTTTCTTTCATCTACCATTCAGTGTCTAATTTCTTGTCTGCCTATTGCTTCAGATGAACTAAACATCCTTAGTTTCTTGAAGGAGGTGAGAAATAGATTGGGTTGCCCTCTCATCTATGACCAGGACATGCGAGTTTTAAGAACAGAGAAACACTCAAGAAGTGAGGTGCATTTTTTCCCAGGATGTTTAGACATTTGCAGCATCAAAGCTCCTTATTTTATATATggtgatgatttttcaaaatgtgAAGAAGCATGTAAAGAGGGTTATACAATTTCTGTGCGAGGCATGGAGTTCCGCATTGAGAGTGTAGCTGCAATTTCAGACAGTTTTGCTTCATTGTTTGGTCAACCATCA TTACCTCGTTTGTATTATCCCCGAGCTATCGTAAATGGTGTTGAGGTTGAGAGTTCAAAGAATGAATACAGGCAATTTTCGCTGGAGAAAGGGGACATCTTATACATTCCAAGAGGATTTCTTCATGAGGCATGTACAGATAATGGTAAACCCTCTGAGTCTGCTGGGTATTCCTTGCATCTGACGCTTGGTATTGAGGTTGAACCTCCATTTGA GTGGGAGGGATTTGCCCATGTTGCACTTTATTGTTGGAGCCAAGCCCAAGAACATCATGAATCTTTAACTGAAATTCAGAAATACATGTCTGTAAATCTGTTGCATCTTGTCATTTTACAGATGGGAGATTCTGATCCCACGTTTCGAAAGGCATGCTTGGTTGCAGCTGTTTCTTTGCCATTGGAAACTGATGACTGGCTTTATCTGAACCAGAAAACTATCTTCACCCaattgattgataaaattaGCTCAGAATCAAGGTTCTTGGAAGTACTCAGTAGTGTTGAAATGGATATACGAAAAAATGTCGATCCCTTTCAACGGGTTAGGTGGCTTCAGTTTCTCGACTGGAAGAAAGAACCGTTTGGTGGACTTGATGGGAATTCTCCTTTCAGGAGAGTTGAAACAATGCTCCCTTCATATGTTCAAAACAAGTGTGAGGCAGAAGCAGCATTCATGCAGGTTAAATCTAAGTTTTGTAGGGAGATTTCGTTTGAGAATGTTATTGGAATCTATTTGATGCTACTTGAGAAGTACAGGAAAACCAGAAAACAATACATGAATGGAATGCTAGCACTGCAT